The following proteins are co-located in the Cryptosporidium parvum Iowa II chromosome 6, whole genome shotgun sequence genome:
- a CDS encoding protein disulfide isomerase ; secreted protein with thioredoxin, signal peptide plus ER retention motif — translation MKIFTEKLAVFIAVLVILISNISCNKEIEIPEDVTKLNDDNFEEFIDGNNLVLVLFYDSSTTSKNIIHGLGYVYSNVVMSKGTGKIAVLNCEESSIQKKFEIHHPPKLLFFFGSINKFEAYPSHLTGLERESMISIILAKENALFIEHDARDSESLEKAMIEFDLETKVRSSNLPVIVYYGKPGTKRTDVVKNTLEKLRLTGVSVKAFIIYVKYKADIGLHIYRLPDSDKHDSMNIQPKELYIAKKKILGLLEWNKDILSVFIEACIRPYVSFKGNEIMYVHESSNSLIAFLKGSNTLDRYGSSNIQYLDHDSMESLRAFAKANFFPEDPDKDLMIGLVLPGLEQEVENFTGFRRDAHVNDGTFLLKLRQSKFELGNSGKSDKFLLTEGEIKKHGFEYLLSQAKNRKLPIFYKSKRIMKQQKVSASVEQYFTTPYHFLELNPSSIRELIQDPNNALIVLYYSEMCSGCMDLLPIWNSISSKIASKFGKDSKFRVFVSAFDVEFNDNPIDMQIEKIPLVYYFPFGEDKVSKMFLYDEEITSKTVTTFITDRVLEVSEDNDQAEQNISPDSQIRDEL, via the coding sequence ATGAAGATTTTTACGGAAAAACTGGCTGTATTTATTGCCGTCttggtaatattaatttcgAATATCTCATgcaataaagaaattgaaatcCCTGAAGATGTTACAAAATTGAATGATGACAACTTTGAAGAATTCATTGATGGAAATAATCTTGTACTAGTATTATTTTATGATTCTTCCACTacttcaaaaaatataatcCATGGTCTTGGATATGTTTACTCAAACGTAGTAATGTCAAAAGGAACAGGAAAAATTGCTGTTTTAAATTGTGAGGAATCTtcaattcaaaagaaatttgaaattcaCCATCCTCCAAAGCTGCTATTCTTTTTTGGAAGTATAAACAAATTTGAGGCATATCCAAGCCATCTAACTGGTTTGGAAAGAGAATCAATGATTTCGATTATCCTTGCAAAAGAAAATGCTCTCTTCATTGAACATGATGCCAGAGATAGTGAATCATTGGAAAAGGCTATGATAGAGTTTGACTTGGAAACAAAAGTTCGCTCCTCCAATCTCCCTGTTATTGTTTATTATGGTAAACCAGGTACTAAGAGAACTGATGTCGTAAAAAACACACTCGAAAAGTTAAGACTAACTGGAGTTTCCGTTAAAgcattcattatttatgtTAAATACAAGGCCGATATTGGATTACATATTTATAGATTGCCTGATTCAGATAAGCATGACTCTATGAATATTCAGCCAAAAGAACTTTATATTGCAAAGAAAAAGATCTTGGGATTATTAGAGTGGAACAAAGATATTTTATCTGTCTTTATTGAAGCTTGCATAAGGCCATATGTCTCTTTTAAAGGTAATGAAATTATGTATGTACACGAAAGTTCTAACTCTTTAATAGCTTTCCTTAAGGGAAGCAACACTCTAGATCGGTATGGATCTAGCAATATTCAGTACTTAGATCATGATTCAATGGAATCTTTGAGAGCTTTTGCAAAGGCTAACTTTTTCCCAGAAGATCCAGATAAGGATTTAATGATTGGGCTTGTATTACCAGGATTAGAACAGGAGGTAGAAAACTTTACTGGTTTTCGAAGGGATGCTCATGTGAATGATGGAACCTTCCTCTTGAAACTTCGACAATCCAAATTTGAGCTTGGGAACTCCGGGAAGTCTGATAAATTCCTGCTTACTGAAGGggaaattaaaaaacatggatttgaatatttactttCTCAGGCTAAGAATAGAAAATTACCCATTTTTTATAAAAGTAAGAGAATAATGAAACAGCAAAAGGTCTCTGCTAGTGTTGAACAATATTTCACAACCCCATATCATTTTCTTGAGCTAAATCCTTCTTCCATCAGAGAGCTAATCCAAGACCCAAATAATGCACTGATAGTCCTTTACTATTCTGAAATGTGCTCAGGGTGCATGGATCTCCTTCCAATTTGGAACTCGATCTCTTCAAAAATTGcttcaaaatttggaaaagaTTCCAAATTCCGTGTTTTTGTCTCCGCTTTCGATGTAGAGTTTAATGACAATCCAATTGATATGCAAATTGAGAAAATTCCTTTAGTATACTATTTCCCATTTGGAGAAGATAAAGTTTCCAAGATGTTCTTATATGATGAGGAAATAACCTCTAAAACTGTTACTACATTTATAACTGATAGAGTTCTAGAGGTTTCTGAAGATAATGATCAAGCTGAGCAAAATATTAGTCCGGATTCTCAAATCAGGGATGAGCTTTAA
- a CDS encoding signal peptide, large secreted protein with N terminal ankyrin repeats + 8+ transmembrane domain, whose translation MKIYLCSIFLLTFKILFCIGTKQIFPIGCPLNSISDSLVNVIQKNNCECQKDIAYTEECLDLVDEFHESIRLQDLEAITAMLDRLCVNNINSISNSTGETALLISTRQNGYISYTISLYLIEHGADVNIVGANGISPLINAVQRSNLPLVALLLLNGANIDYSDNRDLSPLFYSVISKNLRMTHFLLKCGSNPNIPDRNGLTPFYFLLKDGMSTNTEEFLELLLDYGASMTDLTLEGKDAISFIIESGNKKLLNKLIEHSSFSKYIVRNNIDNEYISSNEKLPLNSTLSEINRKLANAKDKILRIITAIKRGFDKKVIFSLLLPEIKAYNKDICIVRDNEGRNLLWWMAHLGDEDLIRILVSFYKFQTNTGVLDFELCELHEPDIYGNLPIGHLIYKINYQEELMLKESRELNKENSLLYKPTISSKKSFKMFEEFDQINEFKFSGNNNNKLPKFQILEEMLMFQNPKTNTTLWYELAVSSGNDITGEHKIVEYLSSPAIDFHVSSFVVRCFCKPLKRYSIPTPRSIPIIGTSEYDNSISILSLLLLLNKNYTSKVVLQSILREAMLQSFWCIHALQHALITATILGKDDIIRNILLGRVQTLSEVLSSLDYSSEVSIQVASRLLGSLPPEFPNLDDLMAIPVTLLVRIIILSNGIEGEIREIDSNSETDSDETELDNLAKINSIEHNKIFQYINESLTASDSNGRDVNVSVKLENTTFNEKVKSSSSVEGSIYSNPEFSRDFFLQYQFDFTENNKEVEKQNELDEQNELEEQMNFVRSEMRRGYFEEDDHISQHDTSGEYESIFSNFDTIFSQKTKLFQNYTDKNDELVNLSKTKTEYRKTDSLGEAINLVKQLLSPEMTKFVRSSSFEHIIKILQNSTCNYPRNNEAELFLGKNVDFSKIQGLHTLKNRLENLNINDAIENTQSNNLNEKIQGILDDFDYFGQDNMETTPTHETGIDALYKKMDKKMGINTYLGNCLIELPNICNIMQIKEVLWVPMIFSQDHEHEFDPSSTLLIDSQCIGEKTECYIPSLNSDYQKIHLGYIPEIPAKANVTDLGPLISRSKLYGMMNKHPICDKSSSYTTFEELLAKKAKFITLLNTSPHNHIIPSAIRVSSAILLTSIIYILLWAIISYLKVFYIKNMINDWSKEKIKKKINSNKKTKSGLIRQNKKEKKRGISGVTNESQNSNFKSKSSIQLLTKNILKYTRKAFLNTLPYSVFRLRDFAEIFPVSASGKVIDSVLLALSLIFTSPWYIYKDNSLKENIKDKKSMNTIKTTKSNLLNAPMNYFKQKNSQKNTNLQSIIKYLFFFIQIISLIYLFTILFLISEYDYIWFLIGVIITATLCSSVRIYYTHEFVSNYCNKYFCGFSKEYYLYNYYYYKKSVENRKNIRNIYSNLLNCAMNSSTLIKNNYFSHNNNNEYDYDFDCDKSDIDKNSNNKINSEVPILDNQIEISPNMLIPQKLSSQKLSSRNKSHMDLIPELHAQVHHRFGGSFISELNNSQSGSSFSTSNYYINTKASHSYSNEVNGCSVTSQPDSSSNFSSPNTARFNLLGVSSSNVTTFGSRSYSRFTSYSSSSSKYFENNNFADDENLSSSESNEDTNSLGSDLESITKKNDDDKYINRIKLNPNHSKVNKVKVMKKSSVKVKKSSTGGEYICLPDLLSITSTISNDTSSGDKYLRTPWIQNYNSKIESNDINIAFDINSSKSSSFGLVNDKFCSTLSGPAIRITRSNTANKRFKSVLSNYCNRIKNTQQIYQSDTNISSKTSIYINSKRQKKIPSINDNFNNFIKSNNQVKRSIRLRKIRNIISSAEDNLSCDNIRTNIGNVVTNNQIHKPLYRLVDEVSYNTPYEYFNVVITCKIISCIVAMSSNISITLFKSNSYLIRDSTLYFLYNKSPITVYIIECIFTYWISNLIFEILKGLIILLFFVKQRKRLCIVLVQHIPTQFKYSNVQEFIQIVSYWRSAIQHILYKNTKLWTSFLNASVSINTLIFFCIGKIMLVAIYNKKNRIYNNRVSDLSSSTMLSKNPSSNQNLNGLSASGSTNIVRGSFDKDISRILTTSPNIIGGGISTNLLNELNSRSIGDHFMNNFFKTGSFSTNKNQFMDSISNIDYILNSNNEDNYNMNKYNDISSMIDLNDHYYTNIPGEGTNNFINNINLMRSIRSGMNNNDNNPVISHSTLTYSNLASISNIKTSALSFMLTIPQYATSYLSYQGTIPSSSENNMINTYSNCETIFLTMGIVMFIFSSYVIRLLYQINRTSVRTHSWLQNILHRTPPGAGIYIVIEKVLLVINSTPPLLKICGFDITEKLSGFCLYIFTPLAILTFFKFTT comes from the coding sequence atgaagatttaTCTATGttcaatttttcttttaacgTTTAAGATATTGTTTTGCATAGGAACCAAACAAATATTTCCTATTGGTTGCCCATTAAACAGTATTTCAGATTCATTGGTAAATGTAATCCAGAAAAATAACTGTGAATGCCAAAAAGATATTGCTTACACAGAAGAATGTCTTGATTTAGTGGATGAATTCCATGAAAGTATTAGGCTACAGGATCTTGAGGCAATCACTGCTATGCTTGATAGGTTATGcgttaataatattaattcaatttctaattCAACAGGAGAAACTGCCTTACTCATTTCAACTAGACAAAATGGATATATTTCCTATACTATCTCGTTATATTTGATAGAACATGGAGCAGATGTAAACATAGTTGGTGCGAATGGAATCAGTCCATTGATTAATGCTGTTCAAAGAAGCAACTTACCATTAGTggcattattattacttaacGGAGCCAATATTGATTACTCAGATAATAGGGATTTGTCTCCATTATTTTACAGTGTAATCTCAAAGAATTTGAGGATGACTCATTTTCTGTTAAAATGTGGATCAAACCCAAATATTCCAGACAGAAATGGGCTAACCccattttatttcttattaaaaGACGGAATGTCAACAAATACCGAGGAATTCTTGGAGTTGCTTTTGGACTACGGAGCATCTATGACTGATTTAACCCTTGAAGGAAAAGATGCGATTTCGTTTATTATTGAGTCAGGAAAcaaaaagttattaaataaattaattgaacATTCCTCCTTTTCCAAGTATATTGTGAggaataatattgataacGAGTATATTTCCAGTAATGAAAAGTTACCTTTAAATTCAACTCTTTCCGAAATTAACAGAAAGTTGGCCAATGCAAAGGATAAAATTCTTCGTATTATTACTGCAATTAAAAGAGgatttgataaaaaagTCATCTTTTCTCTATTACTCCCAGAAATCAAGGCATATAACAAGGATATATGCATTGTTAGGGATAATGAAGGCCGGAACTTGCTTTGGTGGATGGCTCATCTTGGAGATGAAGATCTGATTAGGATTTTGGTTAGTTTCTACAAGTTTCAGACTAATACTGGGGTATTGGATTTTGAACTTTGCGAACTTCATGAACCTGATATATATGGGAACCTTCCTATTGGCCACCTTATTTACAAAATCAATTATCAGGAGGAATTGATGTTAAAAGAGAGCAGAGAacttaataaagaaaattcacTTTTATATAAACCAACTATTAGCAGTaaaaaatcttttaaaatGTTTGAAGAGTTTGATCAAATTAATGAGTTCAAATTTTCTGGAAACAATAACAATAAGTTGCCTAAGTTCCAAATTCTCGAGGAAATGCTTATGTTTCAAAATCCAAAAACCAATACAACTCTTTGGTACGAACTTGCGGTTAGCTCAGGAAACGATATTACAGGTGAACATAAAATTGTTGAATATCTCTCATCACCAGCCATAGACTTCCACGTCAGTTCATTTGTCGTGAGATGTTTTTGTAAGCCTTTAAAAAGGTACTCAATTCCTACACCACGATCGATACCTATTATAGGTACTTCAGAGTAtgataattcaatttcGATCTTATCATTACtacttttattaaataaaaattatacGTCAAAAGTGGTATTACAGTCAATATTAAGGGAGGCAATGTTACAAAGCTTTTGGTGTATTCATGCATTACAGCATGCTCTTATTACTGCAACAATTTTAGGAAAGGATGATATTATTCgaaatattcttttagGAAGAGTCCAGACACTATCAGAAGTACTTTCAAGTCTTGATTACTCATCAGAAGTGAGTATCCAAGTTGCTTCCAGATTATTGGGTTCATTACCTCCagaatttccaaatttagATGATTTGATGGCTATTCCCGTTACACTTTTGgttagaattattattctttcgAATGGTATTGAAGGAGAAATTCGTGAAATTGATTCTAATTCAGAGACTGATTCAGATGAGACTGAGCTAGATAATTTGGctaaaattaatagtatTGAACACAATAAAATCTTCCAgtatattaatgaaagttTGACAGCTTCTGATTCAAATGGAAGAGATGTAAATGTTTCAGTAAAGCTAGAAAATACTACTTTTAATGAGAAAGTAAAGAGCAGTAGTTCCGTTGAAGGTAGTATTTACTCTAATCCAGAATTTAGTCGCGATTTCTTTTTGCAGTATCAATTTGATTTTACTGAAAACAATAAGGAAGTGGAAAAACAGAATGAGCTGGACGAGCAGAATGAACTTGAAGAACAAATGAATTTTGTGAGAAGTGAAATGAGAAGAGGTtattttgaagaagatgatcATATTTCTCAACACGATACTAGCGGAGAATATGAATCTATTTTTAGTAACTTTGACACCATTTTTTCTCAAAAGACTAAActtttccaaaattatACTGacaaaaatgatgaattagTTAATTTATCAAAGACTAAAACAGAATATCGAAAAACTGATTCTTTAGGAGAAGCTATCAATCTAGTAAAACAATTATTGTCTCCAGAAATGACCAAATTTGTACGTTCCAGTAGTTTTGAAcatattatcaaaattttacAGAACTCCACCTGTAATTATCCAAGAAATAATGAAGCTGAACTCTTCTTAGGAAAGAACGTGGATTTTTCAAAGATTCAAGGACTTCATACTCTTAAAAACAGATTAGAGAatctaaatattaatgatgcTATTGAAAATACTCAAAGCAACAATTTAAATGAGAAGATACAAGGAATATTGGACGACTTTGACTATTTTGGTCAAGATAATATGGAAACAACACCTACACATGAAACTGGAATTGATGCATTATATAAAAAGATGGATAAAAAAATGGGAATAAATACATATTTGGGTAACTGCTTAATAGAGCTACCAAAcatttgtaatattatGCAAATAAAAGAGGTCTTATGGGTACCCATGATTTTTAGTCAAGATCATGAACATGAATTTGATCCATCCAGTACATTGCTGATAGATTCTCAATGTATTGGTGAAAAAACTGAATGTTATATTCCAAGTCTAAATAGTgattatcaaaaaattcatcTTGGTTACATACCAGAAATACCAGCTAAAGCTAATGTTACTGATTTAGGTCCCTTAATAAGTAGAAGTAAACTTTATGGAATGATGAATAAACATCCAATCTGTGATAAATCAAGTTCATATACTACGTTTGAAGAACTATTGGCTAAAAAAGCAAAATTCattactttattaaatacaaGTCCTCATAATCATATAATTCCATCAGCTATTCGAGTTTCTTCTGCAATTCTATTGACATCTATAATTTACATATTACTTTGGGCAATTATATCATATCTCAAAGTCTTTTATATCAAAAACATGATAAACGATTGGAGTAAGgaaaagattaaaaagaaaataaattcaaataaaaaaacaaaaagtGGGTTAATCAgacaaaataaaaaagaaaaaaaaagaggaaTATCGGGTGTAACTAATGAAAGccaaaattcaaattttaagtcaaaatcatcaattcagttattaacaaaaaatattctcaaaTATACGAGAAAAGCTTTTTTAAATACATTGCCATATTCTGTATTTAGATTAAGAGATTTTGCAGAAATTTTCCCAGTATCTGCATCAGGAAAAGTCATTGATTCAGTATTGTTGGCATTGTCTTTAATTTTCACATCACCTTGGTATATTTATAAGGATAACtctttaaaagaaaatattaaggaTAAAAAGTCTATGAATACTATTAAAACTACAAAGAGTAATTTGTTGAATGCTCcaatgaattattttaagCAAAAAAACTctcaaaaaaatacaaatctTCAGTCTATTATCAAATACTTATTCTTCTTCAtacaaattatttcattaatttacTTATTCACGATACTTTTCCTAATTAGTGAATATGACTATATATGGTTCTTAATTGGAGTCATTATCACAGCCACACTCTGTTCAAGTGTTAGAATATATTACACACATGAATTTGTTTCCAACTATTGTAACAAATACTTTTGTGGATTTTCTAAAGAATATTActtatataattattactattataaGAAATCTGTAGAAAACAGAAAAAATAtcagaaatatatattcaaacCTTTTAAACTGTGCAATGAATTCAAGtactttaattaaaaacaaCTATTTCAgtcataataataataatgagtATGACTATGACTTTGATTGCGACAAAAGTGATATTGACAagaattctaataataaaattaatagtgAAGTTCCAATCTTAGACAatcaaattgaaatttcacCAAATATGTTGATTCCACAAAAATTATCAAGTCAAAAATTAAGTTCTAGAAATAAGTCTCATATGGATTTAATACCGGAGTTACATGCACAAGTGCATCATAGATTTGGCGGGAGTTTTATatcagaattaaataatagtCAATCAGGATCAAGTTTTTCAACTAGTAATTACTACATTAACACAAAGGCCAGTCATTCTTATTCAAATGAAGTAAATGGTTGTTCAGTAACTTCTCAACCAGATTCTTCATCTAATTTTTCTTCACCAAATACTGCAAGGTTTAATTTATTGGGagtttcttcttcaaatgTGACAACTTTTGGATCGAGATCTTATTCTCGTTTTACCTCatattcatcatcatcttcaaaatattttgaaaataataactttgCGGATGATGAGAATTTGAGTTCGAGTGAATCAAATGAAGATACAAATTCACTTGGTTCAGATTTAGAATCtataacaaaaaaaaatgatgatgataaatatatcaataggataaaattaaatccaAATCATTCTAAAGTAAATAAAGTGAAAGTAATGAAGAAAAGTTCAgttaaagtaaaaaaatCTTCAACAGGAGGAGAATATATTTGTTTGCctgatttattatcaattacTTCAACCATTTCTAATGATACTAGCTCAGgagataaatatttgagaaCACCTTggattcaaaattataattcaaaaattgaatcaaatgatattaatattgcTTTTGAcattaattcttcaaaatcttcatcttttgGGTTAgtaaatgataaattttgTTCAACTTTGAGTGGTCCAGCTATTAGAATAACCCGAAGTAACACAGCAAACAAACGTTTTAAGTCAGTTTTATCTAATTATTGtaatagaataaaaaatacacaacaaatatatcaaaGTGATACTAACATATCAAGTAAAACaagtatttatattaattctaaacggcagaaaaaaattccaagtattaatgataactttaataatttcataaAAAGTAATAACCAAGTTAAAAGATCTATTAgattaagaaaaattagGAACATTATTTCAAGTGCAGAAGATAATTTAAGTTGTGATAATATTAGaacaaatattggaaatgtTGTAACTAATAATCAGATTCATAAACCATTATATCGATTAGTGGATGAAGTGAGTTATAATACTCCATATGAATACTTTAATGTTGTTATTACTTGCAAGATAATAAGTTGTATTGTGGCAATGTCatcaaatatatcaataacattatttaaaagtaattcatatttaataaGGGATTCAACTTTATATTTCctttataataaatctcCAATAACAgtttatattattgaatgTATATTTACATATTGGATTTCCAACTTAATTTTTGAGATTTTGAAAGGtttgattattttattattctttgtgaaacaaagaaaaagaCTTTGTATTGTATTAGTTCAACATATTCCAACccaatttaaatattcaaatgttcaagaatttattcaaattgttAGTTATTGGAGAAGTGCAATACAACATATCCTTTATAAGAATACAAAGCTTTGGACATCTTTCTTAAATGCTTCTGTATCtataaatactttaattttcttttgtaTTGGGAAAATTATGCTTGTTGCAATATATAACAAAAAGAATagaatatataataatcgAGTTTCAGATCTTTCATCTTCTACAATGTTGAGTAAGAATCCAAGttcaaatcaaaatttgaatggATTATCAGCTTCTGGTTCAACAAATATTGTAAGAGGTTCTTTTGATAAAGATATTTCAAGAATATTAACTACATCTCCAAATATTATAGGTGGAGGAATTAGTACAAATTTGTTAAATGAGTTAAATTCAAGATCAATAGGGGATCATTTTAtgaataacttttttaagACAGGATCTTTttcaacaaataaaaatcaatttatggattcaatttcaaatattgattatattttaaactcaaataatgaggataattataatatgaataaatataatgatATATCATCAATGATAGATTTAAATGATCATTATTATACTAATATTCCAGGAGAAGGTACCAAcaattttataaataatataaatttgatgAGATCAATACGTTCTGGTATGAATAACAATGATAATAATCCAGTAATTTCACATTCAACATTAACATATTCAAATCTAGCAAGTATATCAAACATTAAAACTTCAGCTCTTTCATTTATGTTAACAATTCCTCAATATGCAACTTCATATTTATCTTATCAAGGAACAATTCCATCATcttcagaaaataatatgatCAATACTTATTCAAATTGTGAGACAATTTTTCTAACAATGGGAATAGTtatgtttattttttcttcatatGTAATAAGGCTactttatcaaataaacaGAACATCAGTAAGAACTCATTCTTGGTTGcaaaatattttacatAGAACTCCACCAGGAGCAGGGATTTATATTGTGATAGAGAAGGTTCTACTTGTAATTAACTCAACACCACCTTTGCTTAAGATTTGTGGATTTGATATAACAGAAAAATTGTCAGGGTTTTgtctttatatttttacaCCACTTGCAATATTAACCTTTTTCAAGTTTACAACTTAA
- a CDS encoding 40S ribosomal protein S30 (transcripts identified by EST) has translation NMAKAHGSLARAGKVKNQTPRVEKQEKKKALTGRAKKRQQYNRRFVSVVAGRRKCNPQS, from the coding sequence aatatGGCTAAAGCACACGGTTCATTAGCTCGTGCAGGTAAAGTAAAGAATCAAACTCCACGTGTTGAGAAACAGGAGAAAAAGAAGGCTTTGACTGGAAGAGCCAAGAAGAGACAACAATATAACAGAAGATTCGTCAGTGTTGTTGCTGGACGCAGAAAATGCAATCCACAATCATAA
- a CDS encoding pyrroline-5-carboxylate reductase, with translation KQYLGFIGCGNIANAIISGFLSSEKIKSDQIFLFDSNKNSLESLKREFSGINISENFQSLVGNSELIFICVKPHILSQILSEINNLNIESDLKSGDKVLISVCAGKTISDILKEFQSNEIHCIRVMPNLTLSICQGTWLYYENPVAHFTKYKQNNSNEIIEILSSCGTVYKINEDIFSHCTSISGCGPGYFSNIAHHFIQSGIKIGIPEDLARKLVIETMYGTSKLLFESSIDPQVFQSKVSTPGGSTQAGIDILEDRLIGKIFQDCLYSSLDRCNQLSKN, from the coding sequence aaacaatatttagGTTTTATTGGGTGTGGAAATATTGCAAATGCAATTATATCAGGGTTTTTATCGTCcgaaaaaataaaatctgatcaaatttttttatttgattctaataaaaattcGCTAGAATCACTTAAGAGAGAATTCTCTGGAATTAATATATCAgaaaattttcaaagtttAGTTGGTAATTCcgaattaatatttatatgcGTAAAACCACATATTTTGAGCCAAATTCTAagtgaaataaataatttgaatatagaAAGTGATCTAAAGTCAGGCGACAAAGTATTAATTTCAGTTTGTGCAGGAAAAACTATTAGTGATATATTAAAGGAATTTCAGTCAAATGAAATACACTGCATAAGAGTAATGCCAAATTTAACCTTGTCAATTTGTCAGGGAACATGGCTTTATTATGAAAATCCTGTCGCACACTTTACTAAGtataaacaaaataacTCAAATGAAATCATTGAAATCTTGAGTTCATGTGGTACAgtttataaaattaatgaagatatCTTCTCGCATTGTACTAGCATTAGTGGATGTGGGCCTGGGTacttttctaatattgCTCATCATTTCATACAATCTGGAATCAAAATTGGGATTCCTGAGGATCTTGCAAGAAAGCTTGTCATAGAAACGATGTATGGCACTTCCAAGTTGCTTTTTGAGTCTTCCATTGATCCACAAGTTTTTCAATCAAAAGTATCTACTCCCGGAGGTTCTACTCAAGCAGGAATTGATATACTTGAGGATCGACTAATTGGGAAAATTTTTCAAGATTGTCTTTACTCATCACTAGATAGATGCAATCAACTTAGCAAGAATTAA